One stretch of Acropora muricata isolate sample 2 chromosome 12, ASM3666990v1, whole genome shotgun sequence DNA includes these proteins:
- the LOC136891652 gene encoding late secretory pathway protein AVL9 homolog, translating into MDLKDPERFILHVCVVGFHHQRGCEVEFTFPPIGKSQDSKLPSEWRFLPFLALPDGAHNCEQDSSYFHLPAISTDNGSQSTVFGVSCFKQIDSKELKNKMEDVTRSTVQKSVCVLSYLPLYGYLKEKIQVATRVYFNEKDFARTEILEQLYRSLNMSVSPSLMEESLLFIGYVSWFPCWKSVYSASLTGLSLSKNASKWIGICCSKRE; encoded by the exons ATGGATTTGAAAGATCCTGAAAGATTCATTCTTCATGTATGCGTAGTGGGCTTTCATCACCAGCGAGGGTGTGAG GTTGAATTCACATTCCCACCAATAGGAAAGTCCCAAGACAGTAAGCTTCCAAGTGAATGGCGCTTTCTGCCATTTTTAGCATTACCAGATGGAGCTCATAACTGCGAGCAAG attcatCTTATTTTCATCTGCCAGCCATCAGTACAGATAATGGCTCCCAATCTACAGTGTTTGGAGtttcttgttttaagcaaaTAGACAGTAAA GagctaaaaaataaaatggaagaTGTCACAAGAAGCACTGTCCAGAAAAGTGTGTGTGTTCTATCTTATCTG CCTCTTTATGgatatttaaaggaaaaaattcaagTTGCCACAAGGGTGTATTTTAACGAGAAGGATTTTGCAAGAACTGAAATCTTGGAG CAATTATATAGAAGTTTAAATATGTCTGTATCACCAAGTTTAATGGAGGAGTCTTTGTTGTTCATTG GTTATGTTTCATGGTTTCCCTGTTGGAAATCTGTGTACTCAGCTTCTCTCACTGGTCTCTCTCTTTCCAA AAATGCTTCAAAGTGGATTGGCATATGCTGTTCCAAGAGAGAGTAA